The Polymorphobacter megasporae genome window below encodes:
- a CDS encoding TonB-dependent receptor has translation MISHRRSTRILSQSLRLALLLASSGLAATVAAAAAVPAPAETPGNPELADIVVTATRSGAESLQKVAIPISVVNVDQITKSNQGNLVDLAKFSPSLAITEGAPGFNKFNMRGLSTGGYRTSDTSDRSLVAVYLDDTPISVQGQTPDLKVYDLERVEILRGPQGTLFGAGSMAGTIRFVTAKPDLNKFFGSVEADGAGTEHGNGSYNARGMVNLPVVAGQLAIRGNFYIGKDGGFIDNIGAYNRKDANSNRTTQARVAARWTPTDKLTVDGSFTYEQSRAHGLNTAFSGLPAYTTSTNSPEGTSDKFRLYQLGADYDLGFADFIATAAYTDRDIGFNASVEPQIGYFFQDYGSKLPIGTGTYPVFTAPTTYNQAITNALPAEKYTINNKIKDFMIEGRLASKNDGPVKWTAGVFYETQKRHLIQDIPTPGFDTLSYENYFYGPFATPTGRYDSKLVDGAFSSNDIFSGLQDVDEHQVAVYADGTWHVTPKLDLTAGLRYFNFEEKYFLFEGGVYGVINHVPLTQNATLKSNGVNPRANISYKPNDDLLIYAEAAKGFRYGGANQPVPVGTTGVAGQCAANLASYGYTAAPLTFGPDKLWNYTIGEKAKLADGRVTLNASAYYIDWQDVQTRLLLNCSYFFTANKGKITSKGLELESMVKVSPEFTLSLGGSINDSRANGDIPTVGAFNGDHTPYFPKLVFNFGAFYDVPVGNGELHLQGNYQFQSNQNTTFNRFSTTIVNGVLTKNGASSTFATIPESSNVSLSVAYDIGNFEFGIFGNNLTNGVKITNIARATYYQIYQAGSSVTYARPRTIGGRVKVKF, from the coding sequence ATGATTAGCCATCGCCGGTCGACAAGGATCTTGAGCCAGTCGCTGCGACTGGCGCTGCTGCTCGCCTCGTCTGGGCTCGCCGCCACGGTCGCCGCCGCCGCAGCTGTGCCAGCACCCGCTGAAACACCGGGAAATCCCGAGCTTGCCGACATCGTGGTTACGGCGACCCGATCGGGCGCTGAATCGCTCCAGAAGGTAGCGATCCCGATATCGGTGGTGAATGTCGACCAGATCACCAAGTCGAACCAGGGTAACCTAGTCGACCTCGCGAAATTTTCGCCGTCGCTGGCGATTACAGAGGGTGCGCCGGGGTTCAATAAGTTTAACATGCGCGGTCTGTCGACTGGCGGCTACCGCACGTCGGACACATCGGATCGCTCACTCGTCGCGGTGTATCTCGATGACACGCCGATTTCGGTCCAGGGCCAGACCCCAGACCTCAAGGTGTACGACCTCGAGCGCGTTGAGATTCTGCGCGGGCCGCAAGGAACGCTGTTTGGCGCCGGGTCGATGGCCGGGACGATCCGCTTCGTCACTGCCAAGCCGGACCTCAACAAATTCTTCGGCTCGGTCGAGGCCGACGGCGCCGGGACCGAGCACGGCAATGGTAGCTATAACGCGCGCGGCATGGTCAATCTGCCCGTCGTCGCCGGACAGCTCGCGATCCGCGGCAACTTCTACATCGGCAAGGACGGCGGCTTCATCGACAATATCGGCGCGTACAACCGCAAGGACGCGAACAGCAACCGCACCACCCAGGCGCGTGTCGCCGCCCGCTGGACCCCCACCGACAAGCTGACCGTCGACGGCAGCTTCACCTACGAACAGAGCCGCGCACACGGCCTCAACACCGCATTCAGCGGACTGCCGGCGTACACCACCTCGACCAACAGCCCCGAGGGGACGAGCGACAAGTTCCGCCTGTACCAACTCGGCGCCGACTACGACCTCGGCTTCGCCGACTTCATCGCCACCGCCGCCTATACCGACCGCGACATCGGCTTCAACGCGAGCGTCGAGCCGCAGATCGGCTATTTCTTCCAGGATTATGGCTCGAAGCTGCCGATCGGCACCGGCACCTATCCGGTGTTCACCGCGCCGACGACGTACAACCAGGCGATCACCAACGCGCTCCCCGCAGAAAAATACACGATCAACAACAAGATCAAGGACTTCATGATCGAAGGCCGCTTGGCGTCGAAGAACGACGGGCCGGTCAAATGGACCGCGGGCGTGTTCTACGAGACGCAGAAGCGCCATCTGATCCAGGACATCCCGACCCCTGGCTTCGACACGCTGAGCTATGAGAACTACTTCTACGGCCCGTTCGCGACGCCGACCGGCAGGTACGATTCGAAGCTCGTCGACGGCGCGTTCAGCTCGAACGACATCTTCTCAGGGCTGCAGGACGTCGACGAGCACCAGGTCGCGGTCTATGCCGACGGCACGTGGCACGTCACCCCGAAGCTCGATCTGACCGCCGGGCTGCGATATTTCAACTTCGAGGAGAAATATTTCCTCTTCGAAGGCGGCGTCTACGGCGTCATCAACCATGTCCCGCTGACGCAGAACGCGACGCTCAAGTCGAACGGGGTCAACCCGCGCGCGAACATTTCGTACAAGCCGAACGACGACCTGCTGATCTATGCCGAGGCGGCGAAGGGCTTCCGCTACGGCGGCGCGAACCAGCCGGTCCCGGTCGGCACCACCGGGGTCGCCGGCCAGTGCGCCGCGAACCTCGCGTCGTACGGCTACACAGCCGCCCCGCTCACCTTCGGGCCCGACAAGTTGTGGAACTACACCATCGGTGAAAAGGCCAAGCTCGCCGACGGCCGCGTCACGCTCAACGCCAGCGCCTATTACATCGACTGGCAGGACGTGCAGACCCGCCTGCTGCTCAACTGCTCGTACTTCTTCACCGCGAACAAGGGCAAGATCACCAGCAAGGGCCTCGAGCTCGAATCGATGGTCAAGGTCAGCCCGGAATTCACGCTGAGCCTCGGCGGATCGATCAACGATTCGCGCGCCAACGGCGACATCCCGACCGTCGGCGCGTTCAACGGCGACCACACGCCGTATTTCCCCAAGCTCGTGTTCAACTTCGGCGCGTTCTACGACGTGCCCGTCGGGAATGGCGAGTTGCACCTCCAGGGCAATTACCAGTTCCAGTCGAACCAGAACACGACGTTCAACCGCTTCTCAACGACGATCGTCAACGGCGTCCTGACGAAGAATGGCGCAAGCTCGACCTTTGCGACGATCCCAGAATCGAGCAACGTCAGCCTGTCGGTGGCGTACGACATCGGCAACTTCGAGTTCGGCATCTTCGGCAACAACCTGACCAACGGCGTCAAGATCACCAACATCGCGCGCGCGACCTACTATCAGATCTACCAGGCCGGCAGCAGCGTCACCTATGCCCGCCCGCGCACGATCGGCGGTCGGGTCAAGGTCAAGTTCTAA
- a CDS encoding DUF3089 domain-containing protein, translating into MLGLVVLAAAAQTAAIPVDYRDDANWLCRPGRADACAPDATRTVVARDGTMRAETVARDPAPKADCFYVYPTASLDPGINSDMVPGKEERGQAASQFSAFASVCRTFAPVYRQVTLTALRAVMVAPPPGATSGAATMAAGLDLAFGDVRAAWHDYLARDNHGRPFVLLGHSQGSMMLKRLIAEEIDGKPVATQMVSAILPGVAVLVP; encoded by the coding sequence ATGCTGGGACTGGTCGTGCTCGCGGCGGCGGCTCAGACTGCGGCAATCCCGGTCGATTATCGCGACGACGCGAACTGGCTGTGCCGCCCGGGACGCGCCGACGCCTGCGCCCCTGACGCCACTCGGACGGTCGTCGCCCGCGACGGGACGATGCGCGCAGAGACAGTCGCGCGCGACCCCGCGCCGAAGGCCGACTGCTTCTACGTCTACCCGACCGCGTCGCTCGATCCGGGAATCAACAGCGACATGGTTCCGGGCAAGGAGGAACGGGGGCAGGCCGCGTCGCAGTTCTCCGCCTTCGCCAGCGTCTGCCGGACCTTCGCGCCGGTCTACCGCCAAGTGACGCTGACCGCGTTGCGCGCCGTGATGGTGGCCCCGCCACCCGGAGCGACGAGCGGCGCCGCGACGATGGCCGCCGGTCTCGACCTCGCGTTCGGCGATGTCCGCGCGGCGTGGCACGATTATCTCGCGCGCGACAACCATGGGCGGCCGTTCGTGCTGCTCGGGCACAGCCAGGGGTCGATGATGCTCAAGCGGCTGATTGCCGAGGAGATCGACGGCAAGCCGGTCGCGACGCAGATGGTGTCGGCGATCCTGCCCGGCGTCGCGGTGCTCGTGCCCTAG
- a CDS encoding spinster family MFS transporter: protein MTASIADAALASPTLEPASAVAAPAALERARWYVVVVCGLVYALNIADRYVVSTVLEPIRIEFHLSDTGVGWLTGVSLALFYITVGIPISRLADRSNRRNIVAAAMVMWSAMTALLGLTQNFWQFLVARIGVGVGEAGGTPPSTSIIADYFPRERRAFALTIYALGLPLGAWLGSTVAGQIVDHYHSWRAAFIALGIPGVIFGVLIFLTVREPQRGRFESVEPSSEPQAPLRDTLLFMWRSRAVWHINAAGTIICLWGWGLMYWTQTFLQRAYGLSTADAGARLGMIYLWAGVGATLGTCAVLALPAMRPPRRIAYFLGGIVLASTVPSFVIYWTHSLTVATAMLWLVVPAIYLYVGPQMALLLNFLPPKMRAQGMAISLLCANVANLIVAPLAVGMISDGLAVRLGSNAESLRYALLALSLTGFWAAYHYWTSVRTFERDDARMLAAAVATA from the coding sequence ATGACCGCAAGCATCGCTGACGCTGCGCTGGCATCGCCCACGCTCGAACCCGCGAGTGCCGTCGCCGCTCCCGCCGCGCTCGAGCGCGCGCGCTGGTACGTCGTCGTCGTCTGCGGTCTGGTCTATGCGCTCAACATCGCCGACCGCTACGTCGTCTCGACCGTCCTCGAGCCGATCCGCATCGAGTTCCACCTCAGCGACACCGGCGTCGGCTGGCTGACCGGCGTGAGCCTCGCGCTGTTCTACATCACCGTCGGCATCCCGATCTCGCGCCTCGCCGACCGCTCGAACCGGCGCAACATCGTCGCCGCAGCGATGGTCATGTGGTCGGCGATGACCGCGCTTCTCGGGCTGACCCAGAATTTCTGGCAGTTCCTCGTCGCGCGCATCGGCGTCGGCGTCGGCGAGGCGGGCGGCACCCCGCCGTCGACCTCGATCATCGCCGACTATTTCCCGCGCGAGCGCCGCGCCTTCGCGCTGACGATCTACGCGCTCGGGCTGCCGCTCGGCGCGTGGCTCGGCTCGACCGTCGCCGGACAGATCGTCGACCATTATCACAGCTGGCGCGCGGCGTTCATCGCGCTCGGCATCCCCGGCGTGATCTTCGGCGTCCTGATCTTCCTCACCGTCCGCGAGCCGCAGCGCGGGCGCTTCGAGAGCGTCGAGCCGTCGAGCGAACCGCAGGCGCCGCTGCGCGACACGCTTCTGTTCATGTGGCGCAGCCGCGCGGTGTGGCACATCAATGCGGCGGGCACGATCATCTGCCTGTGGGGCTGGGGGCTGATGTACTGGACGCAGACCTTCCTCCAGCGCGCTTACGGCCTGTCGACCGCCGACGCCGGGGCGCGGCTCGGCATGATCTATCTGTGGGCGGGGGTCGGCGCGACGCTCGGCACCTGCGCGGTTCTCGCGCTGCCGGCGATGCGCCCGCCGCGCCGGATCGCGTATTTCCTCGGGGGCATCGTCCTCGCGTCGACGGTGCCGTCGTTCGTCATCTACTGGACGCATTCGCTTACCGTAGCGACCGCGATGCTGTGGCTCGTCGTCCCCGCGATCTACCTCTACGTCGGGCCGCAGATGGCGTTGCTGCTCAACTTCCTGCCGCCGAAGATGCGCGCGCAGGGGATGGCGATCAGCCTGTTGTGCGCCAACGTCGCCAATTTGATCGTCGCGCCGCTCGCGGTCGGCATGATCAGCGACGGGCTCGCGGTGCGGCTCGGGAGCAATGCCGAATCGCTGCGTTATGCGCTGCTGGCGCTGTCGCTGACCGGCTTCTGGGCGGCGTATCATTACTGGACGAGCGTCCGCACCTTCGAGCGCGACGACGCGCGGATGCTCGCGGCGGCGGTGGCGACGGCGTGA
- a CDS encoding sarcosine oxidase subunit gamma, translated as MADVALTFAPAGDVVAVDLWSDAAPDFGGARAVRVEPRRWWLIDAGDTSALADALRDDGSLVALGGGLVRATLTGPGWRALLMVGGVFDAEDPRFGPGDCAATVIRHVPVWIAPVAADCAEVYFAASYAGGLVNLWSAAISRGLA; from the coding sequence GTGGCTGATGTCGCGCTCACCTTCGCGCCCGCTGGCGATGTCGTCGCGGTCGACCTGTGGAGCGATGCCGCCCCCGATTTCGGCGGCGCGCGCGCGGTCAGGGTCGAGCCGCGGCGCTGGTGGCTGATCGATGCGGGCGACACGAGCGCGCTCGCGGACGCGTTGCGCGACGACGGCAGTCTCGTCGCGCTCGGCGGCGGACTGGTCCGCGCGACGTTGACCGGGCCGGGCTGGCGCGCGCTGCTGATGGTCGGCGGGGTGTTCGACGCCGAGGATCCGCGCTTCGGCCCCGGCGACTGCGCCGCGACGGTGATCCGCCACGTCCCGGTGTGGATCGCGCCCGTCGCCGCCGATTGCGCGGAGGTGTACTTCGCCGCAAGCTATGCCGGGGGGCTGGTCAACTTATGGTCCGCAGCGATTTCGAGGGGACTGGCATGA
- a CDS encoding 2Fe-2S iron-sulfur cluster-binding protein, whose translation MSGPARIPGGARATIAFTFDGVAMRARPGDTLAAALLANGVGLVARSFKYHRPRGVMTAGVEEPNALVTIGTGGRTEPNTRSTDVFVYDGLVARSQNRWPSLKVDAGAVLGLAAPVFAAGFYYKTFFGPPKRWMRYEHFIRRAAGLGPAPVAADPDPYEHRAAFCDALVVGSGPTGLAAAKAAAAAGDRVLLVEQDADLGGTLLSDGGDVASIEVARAAIAAAGGRILTRTTASGLWDHGFVTLSERVAEPGQPGALAQRLWQVRAKRIVLATGAIERPLTFAGNDRPGVMLARAVRTYIARFGVLPGKRVVIATNNDDAYRTADAVAAAGGEVVAILDSRAELSAVATVAKTRFPVFTNAVPVSTQARATGLTAVEADIWTERFTYAADCLAVSGGFTPVVHLHSQGGGKLDWRADIQAYVPGATLQDIVTVGSAAGEVEAISPDTVALAHPKSSFIDFQNDVTAADVDLAYAEGYRSVEHLKRYTTLGMGTDQGKTSNMAALGRLAGAAGVSIPAAGLTTFRPPYTPLTLGALAGPDGGGHAAPSRRLALGDCHDALAPIWQPLGLWHRPRAYSQGGESLHAAALREARAVRTAAGIIDVSTLAKFIVSGPDAAALLEIVCATRVAKLAVGRGRYTVMLREDGMVMDDGTVWRLGETRYLLTSSTGGADRMEAHLGYARHVVASNLRVSVVAVQEAFAGIALAGPDAAAILERLTGAAAPAHMGVADAMVAGVPVLILAASYSGERAFELYPVGDAAVPVWDALIAAGAMPYGIEALEFLRIEKGHIVGGGEVDGRTTPHDLRLERMLQKGGGFVGASALDRPALAASDRLQLVGLTSPQPIPEGAMLVAAGGAPVEGHVTAGGLRVLGEGGVALALLRGGRARNGDTLLATSPTRGLEARVTVTDPVFYDPEGARYRG comes from the coding sequence GGGTGATGACCGCCGGGGTCGAGGAGCCGAACGCGCTCGTCACGATCGGCACCGGCGGGCGCACCGAGCCGAACACGCGCAGCACCGATGTCTTCGTCTACGACGGCCTCGTCGCACGCAGCCAGAACCGCTGGCCGAGCCTGAAGGTCGATGCGGGCGCGGTCCTTGGCCTCGCCGCGCCGGTTTTCGCGGCGGGTTTCTACTACAAGACCTTCTTCGGGCCGCCGAAGCGGTGGATGCGCTACGAGCACTTCATCCGTCGCGCCGCCGGGCTCGGCCCTGCGCCGGTCGCTGCCGACCCCGATCCTTACGAACACCGCGCCGCGTTCTGCGACGCCCTCGTCGTCGGAAGCGGACCCACCGGGCTGGCAGCAGCGAAAGCGGCAGCGGCGGCGGGCGACCGGGTGCTGCTCGTCGAACAGGACGCCGATCTCGGCGGCACGCTGCTGAGCGACGGCGGCGACGTCGCTTCGATCGAAGTCGCTCGCGCCGCGATCGCCGCCGCCGGGGGGCGCATCCTGACGCGGACGACGGCGTCGGGGCTCTGGGACCACGGCTTCGTCACGCTGAGCGAGCGCGTCGCTGAGCCGGGCCAGCCGGGCGCGCTTGCACAACGCCTGTGGCAGGTGCGGGCGAAGCGGATCGTCCTCGCCACCGGCGCGATCGAGCGGCCGCTGACCTTCGCCGGCAATGACCGCCCCGGGGTGATGCTCGCGCGGGCGGTGCGGACGTACATCGCGCGGTTCGGCGTGCTGCCGGGGAAGCGCGTGGTCATCGCGACGAACAACGACGACGCTTACCGCACCGCCGATGCGGTCGCGGCAGCGGGCGGCGAGGTCGTCGCGATCCTCGATTCGCGGGCGGAGTTGAGCGCCGTTGCAACCGTAGCGAAGACGCGCTTCCCGGTCTTCACCAATGCTGTCCCCGTATCTACGCAAGCCCGCGCCACCGGGTTGACCGCAGTCGAAGCGGATATCTGGACCGAGCGGTTCACTTACGCCGCCGACTGCCTCGCCGTCTCGGGCGGGTTCACCCCCGTCGTCCACCTCCACAGCCAGGGCGGGGGCAAGCTCGACTGGCGCGCCGACATCCAGGCGTATGTCCCGGGCGCGACGCTGCAGGACATCGTCACCGTCGGCAGCGCGGCGGGCGAGGTTGAGGCGATCTCCCCCGATACCGTCGCGCTCGCGCACCCCAAATCGAGCTTCATCGACTTCCAGAACGACGTCACCGCCGCCGACGTCGATCTCGCCTATGCCGAGGGATATCGCTCGGTCGAGCATCTCAAGCGCTACACGACACTCGGCATGGGCACCGACCAAGGCAAGACGAGCAACATGGCGGCGCTCGGGCGGCTGGCGGGCGCGGCTGGGGTGAGCATCCCGGCGGCGGGGCTGACGACCTTCCGCCCGCCGTACACGCCGCTGACGCTCGGCGCGCTGGCGGGGCCCGACGGCGGCGGGCATGCGGCGCCGTCGCGGCGGCTGGCGCTCGGCGATTGCCACGACGCGCTCGCGCCGATCTGGCAGCCGCTCGGCCTGTGGCATCGCCCGCGCGCGTATTCGCAGGGGGGTGAAAGCCTCCACGCGGCGGCGCTGCGCGAGGCGCGCGCGGTTCGCACCGCCGCCGGGATCATCGACGTCTCGACGCTGGCGAAGTTCATCGTCAGCGGTCCCGACGCGGCGGCATTGCTCGAAATCGTCTGCGCGACCAGGGTGGCAAAGCTCGCGGTGGGGCGCGGACGCTACACCGTCATGCTGCGCGAAGACGGCATGGTGATGGACGACGGCACCGTCTGGCGGCTCGGCGAGACGCGCTACCTGCTGACGAGTTCGACCGGTGGAGCCGACCGGATGGAGGCGCACCTCGGTTATGCCCGGCATGTCGTCGCCTCGAATCTGCGCGTGTCGGTCGTCGCGGTGCAGGAGGCGTTCGCCGGGATCGCCCTCGCCGGACCGGACGCGGCGGCGATCCTCGAACGCCTGACCGGGGCCGCCGCGCCCGCGCACATGGGGGTCGCCGACGCAATGGTTGCGGGCGTGCCGGTGCTGATCCTCGCTGCGAGCTATAGCGGCGAGCGCGCGTTCGAACTCTATCCCGTGGGTGACGCCGCTGTCCCGGTATGGGATGCGCTGATCGCGGCGGGCGCGATGCCGTACGGGATCGAGGCCCTCGAATTCCTCCGCATCGAGAAGGGGCACATCGTCGGCGGCGGCGAGGTCGACGGGCGGACGACGCCGCACGATTTGCGGCTCGAACGGATGCTGCAGAAGGGCGGCGGCTTCGTCGGCGCATCGGCGCTCGACCGTCCCGCGCTCGCCGCCTCCGACCGGCTCCAGCTCGTCGGGCTGACCTCGCCGCAGCCGATCCCCGAGGGCGCGATGCTCGTCGCGGCAGGCGGCGCGCCGGTCGAGGGCCACGTCACCGCGGGCGGGCTGCGCGTGCTCGGCGAGGGCGGCGTCGCGCTGGCGCTGCTGCGTGGCGGGCGGGCGCGGAACGGCGACACGCTGCTCGCGACGTCGCCGACGCGCGGGCTCGAAGCGCGGGTGACGGTGACCGATCCGGTCTTCTACGACCCCGAGGGAGCGCGCTACCGTGGCTGA